A segment of the Toxotes jaculatrix isolate fToxJac2 chromosome 2, fToxJac2.pri, whole genome shotgun sequence genome:
AATACTGCATACACCAAAATTACATCTGAGAATAAAGCTAAGGTGACAAGTGAAGAATCGTGAATGATTGCGCAATCCATGCACCCACTTCTTTAAGTCCCATTCAAAGTGTCCTTGTAAACTGGCGGTCGCTGTCTTCACCTGTGAAGCGTACCGTTTTCAGCACTCGATCAGTGGATCACCTCCGGCTCTAAAGTCCATCAATGATTAGACAAGCAGCCCAGAGATCCACCTGGAGCCTCCGGTTGGAGGTTTCTAACATTGTCCGGTGGCAGAGAGCAGGTTGCGCAGGGTGGCCAGCTCTCTGGACAGCTGCTCCACACGCTTTTGTAAACGATCGTTCTCTGCAGCCAGTTCCAGCACTTTATGTTGAGTCTCCAAGTTGCGCATTTTGGCTTTGTCCCTGCTCTTCCTCACGGCGAGGTTGTTCCTCTCCCGCCTCAGCCTGTACTCTTCACTGTCCTTGTCCAGGCGTTTCTTCGCTTTCCCGCTGGACATTTTGCCACTGTGCGACGGTGACCTGCTTTTACCTGACGGGGCAGGTGTGCCGGGCGGGCTGGAGCAAGTCGAGGACGCAGTGGAGATGTTTCCAAGACTGCCGCTGGTGGACTGGTAATGAAGGTAGGACCTCATGTCAAAACCAGACGACCCGTTCTCCATCTTTGCGTCTTCTTGACTGTCgtctctctcagcagcagcGGGTCTGTAGCGGCTCCCGGCGAGCTCAGGGCTGAGGACACTATCCACACGGGTCTCCTGCAGCTCGGTGTAACCCAGCGAGTAGGGCTCCCTGGGGTCCCGCAAGTTGTCGCACTGATTCGTCTCCAGCTCGTTCAACAGCGAGTAGTTCTTGTAGTTCTGTAAAGCTGTAACTCTCTTGATCTTGTTCTCCGCCAGGAAATCTGAGAAAACGTCTccttggtgctgctgctgctgcgtatGCGCCGCCAGCTGCGGACAGTGCAAAGCCGAATCCAGGTAAACACTGAAGTCTATCGCTCTCTCCCGCTCTTCAATGCCCAGCTCCGACATCGAGTCGCCGAGCCTCCAGTAAGAGCCGCCGCTGATGGGACTGATAATACTGTCTCTACTGTGGATAGCAAAGCTGCCCTCGTCGTAGAAGCCGGCCACTTCCATGGATCTTAACACCCGCCGGATTGCAGGAGCATGGAGGGCTGAGATGAGGCGCCCAGAGTGGTTTTGGTTCGTCCGCCTCAGTTGTGAAATGGCTCAAGTGTCGGAATGTAGTGAGTTTAAATCCAGTTGTGTCACCGCCTGTGACAACATGCAGTGGAGCTACTTTGAAGAGCCTATACGCTCATGGATTGGGAAGAATTGACAGGTCTTCTGGTCTCGGGGGGGTTTTATTACAAGAAGGGGCGGGGTTTCTGGGCAGGTGACGCGCAGCAAAGAACCAACCGGACAACCTGTGGTGCTTTTAGAGGAGCTATTCCACACACAACTACGTGTATTTGGAcacaatcttaaaaaaaaaaaagaaaaagaaaaagaaaaaactcactTGCTCTGCTTTTTGCGTGACAGTTAAGTTGCGCCAAGGACTTTGGATTTCAACAGCGAGGGGGGCGGGGTTATTTTCACTAATTTATcataaaaagaaagacaactaagttcaaaataaaaactgaaaatacaaaccAGTCACTCAGCCCACAGTACCACACGACGTGTGAATACTTTTAACCAGCATTTGCTGACAACACGTCCATTCACGCCCTCTACAGTCACATCTCATCACCTCGACAATAATGGAAAAATTCCACCCAGTAGCAACCtgtttaccattttttttttctaacttcaTGCGTAATAACCTCATAACGGCGATGTTCGTGAAAGCACCCCTGGACacatctgcagacagctgtttccCCACAGCGTTCACAGACTAGTTTGAACCAGTCTCTgcgttgtttttattgtgtggtTGAGTCGTGCGAGATGAAGCATCCACTCCAATACTGTATAAGGGTCAATGTGGGTGTTGGGTCGAATTTAGTTAAAATGGTTTATTACTACAACgattcactgtgttttcagtaaGATCCAAGAAGATTTGCTGATTTCCTGCATATGTGGTGATTTTTTCTCTCAGAGcaacacattaaaaaatgaacagGACACAAAGAAGCGACAATAACCGGACACGGCGGCTTCGCTCAGGTGCCACAAAACAGGCCTTGGGATCATGTACAGGTGTCCAGGTGCTCTAATGAGTCTCAGTGCACACAGTCCCTTCTTAACTTGACTCTCAGCTCTTGTCATATGCGGTGCAATTTGTGATCAGAGTGATTTGGACTTAATGTGAGGTGTTATTGCCATCTTGTGTTGAGCTGCCAGAATGTACACAAGTGATTTTACGGCAGCAGAGTCAATGTAAATGTCTTTTCCGTTTGGACTTGCCTTCAAAAAAGGTTTCTTTCCTTTACCGGAAACCTACACTCTCCCCTCTTCCCACAAGGATCCCCAGAAAATGACTGCACTAGTATTTACACTTCATTTTGTGACTCATCACAATTTGTTGCTTTACTGGGAATTTTAGCtgtattactttttttccccccttttccttttcccctcTTGGTCTAGATTAATTGCTAACTGCTGTTATGCTGTTACCATGTAATAGTGACTCTGTGGTTAGGATACACACAAGGCTGGGATAAAATGTTAGGAGGCCCTGGGGCATAGACAGCACCAGGTTTTCTAAATAATGAAGGTTTTAATTGAGAAAACATTCTTATACAAAGTCCCTCTAGAAAACCACCAGATAATCAGTTAGCACAGAGTGAAGCTGGGACTTTTGAGGAGCCTGGTGGTTAATTGCTTTCTTTGCCTGGTTGGTAATCCAGCCCTGGACACATATTTTGAAGCACTCGGATGCTTTTCTTaggtaaaagtaaaaaaaatatcacattgtAAAGCATTTCATGCaactttatacttttacttctctttgtttatttaacaaCTACCTTCCTATTGACCAGTgacaacattaaaatactgCTCACAGAGTGAAGCATCAGCTGTAGTAACCAGTGATACGTGTATTTTCACCCCTTCTATGTTCAtaagtggtggaagaagtacttaGATCctctacttaagtaaaagtagccGTGCCACAGTGCTGAAGTACAAGTAAAATATATGCATTCAAAATATTATTTCAGAAAAAGTACAAgtgaaatgacatgaaatgttAATATATCATGTCATAAAGTCATAGAGCTcagttaaaaaacacaaatgaggaGTTTACGCAGAggcaaaacaaccaaaaaaagtcacataaCAACCACcgagatgcaaaatgaccacaaagagacgcAAAACATCCAAAAACAGACCACAAAACGACGACAGCAGACGTTTTTGTGCGTCTCTTTCAGTGTGGAGGTGTGACGTGACTAttattgtttcctgtttgaaagTCATGGAGCAAAGTTAGAGGACTGCAAAACAATCTAAGTGACTACAAAGAAACTCATGTTTACCGAGAGacacaaaacatccacaaaaacatacaaaacgGCCACAGAGACTCAACATGACCAAAACGAGACCTAAAAAAGTACTGCAACGATTCACACAACGTCCACATAGAAACAAACAATGTTGtcttgtgtgtctctctgtctgggGGTCTTATGAAGGAAGGGTGGGAGGGCGGTCTTTTACCTGTCTTTACCCAGGGGACCTTTTTGTCATAACAGTACTTGACGTCTCACCGTGTTCACATCACATGCTTATGCATACCTCACATGCACATGTTATCGACCTTTGGTTTCTTTCCCATAGTTGTATTTGTAGCCTCACAATCTAACCGGTGACAGGCGTCGCTGTAACACCTGTTCCGGTGTTTTACGTGTTGAGTGTCAGGTACGCTCCGACAGCTCCACCTACCGTGCGTCCAGCACAGGGCTGAGAGCACACAGGACGGGTGGGGTCGGCAAATGCGGTCTTTCCTCTCGCAACCCCTATTGGTCACACGGCTGTCTGTGGAACAGTTTCTCGCCCGGTGATTGGCTGCAGCGCTCACCGACTTGCTCCCGATTGGCTGAAATCGTTACGTCGTCCGTGGGCTGAGAAAGTTGGTTCCTGGCTGCGAGTAGAGAGACCGAAGGGGCCGGGGCTGGGCCCAACAGCGGAGAAATGGCGAGAATGGTGAACGAGAACGGGTGTGgagtggaaacacagagcccAGAGCCGCAGGGACCGGGTCGGGGAGCGGCCAGATGGGGTCCACAACACGCCGGTGCCCGAGAACTGGCCACTTTGTACTCGCCAGGTGAGTCGATCTCTTCAGCAGCTCCGTGTCATCGGCTTGTTCCCCCGGTTCAAGTGTCCATGAGTGGTGTGACATAACGACGGGCTTTATATAGTTACCAAGTATGaaacgggggaaaaaaaactaatatcacaaacaagaaaacaaaaacaaaggttgATCTTTAACCGCTACAGTTAAATGACACCGAGCAATCAGCGGCAGTTATGTGCTTGTTACAgccacagtgttgttgttgttgttacacaATAGGAATCATGTGAAATTGGCTGAACTGGGTTTGAGTCGCAGTTGTCCTTTGACATTTCCAGCATCAGGCAGAGGTTGTAGAAGaatccactgctgctgctgctgctgctgctgctttaggCTCAGGAGCTTCATTCGTCCGTGGAGCCGCTGTGACCTTTCATAACGGCGCTGTTGCTAAGTCAGCCCGTAGACTGTGAGTCGGAGAGCCGTGCATGAGCGAAAACTAAGGGTCCAAATAGTTTTGGGATCTCGGCCGTGCCACTGAGCCAGTCCTCCCACCTTCACGCCAGCCACTTGACCTCACAAAAAGTGCACGGCCTTCCCACCCATTGCACAAATACTTGTATATTTCTGAGCTGCTCATATTCAGTTGAGGACCTTACTAGCATGGACGGATTATGAGAAAATAGCTGTTTAGGTACAGACAGGTGAATGACATCCTTCACCACTCCCCCACAGGACTCCCTTACTTGTgattgttttatgtgtgtgtgtggccgtTTTGCATCTCCTTGTAGTTGCTCTGTGTCTCCTTGTAGTTATTTTATGTCCTTTTGTAGTTGCTCTGTGTCtcctttttgtgtctctttttatgtgtctttgtgctcgctttttttttttggtctctgtaTGGTCGTGTTTAGTCTGCTGTCGTTTTATCTCTTCGTGGTTGTCGTTTGTCACTGTGGTCGTTTTGTGTCTTGTAACAGAGTTCTGTGACTTTCAGACAAGTTAACAGTCACTTCATGCAGAGGCACAGCCACAGGGGCCCGAGAGGTCAGGGGGTCCGGCATGCCCATTCAGTAATCCACCTCTGCTTACAAGGATTTGAATATGacagtgttgtcagtgtggTGATCAGACTTTTGCCTGCTAGAGGGGGTCTTTTAAAGATTGTAGCCATCTTTGAGCTATAAGATGTGGACAGGTATTTCAGGCCCAGCTGCTCCACAGTGTCATGTAACTAGCAAAGTGCAGAGGAATGTCTCCTCACCCAGAGTCACTGCTGTAGAGAAGCATTAGTCAGTTAATCGTGCTGACTAGTTTACTAACCTTTGGACAGATCAGTTTGAATTAGATGATGTCACATGAAGTTCAGGTGCTGTGGACTGGAGACCGAACTGATAATCAGGATCGTGTTTCTAAATCCAGCCCTAACAGAGCAGTGGGCTCGTGTGCTCTGGTTGTACTAACATATATGCTCCTGTTTCTCTTTAAGGCAAAAGATGTCAAGAATGGATAAGTGTTgtcttctgcttctctctcatgGCCTTCAATTTCATTCACCTCCTTGCCAATTTCCATCTGGGGCATTTGTGGTACATTCTGTTGGGCATTGGTAAGTGCTGACTGAAAAATTATATAACATCCAGATCTTGTATTGTCAGTAGTTGATTagatctgttgtttttttcagagctACAGTCCAAAGAAGTGTTGGCTgttctccttttttaaaaacaattttctcATCCACTTTGCTGTTCTGCTCTCATTCTCAAACTCATTTTCAGTGGCAGGAATACTCACCGCAGACTTTGCGTCAGGACTTGTTCACTGGGGGGCTGATACGTGGGGATCAGTGGATCTACCCATTTTTGGAAAGGTAAGGGTATCCACAAACCGGTCTCTAGAAATAGAATCCATTGTTTGTACTCCAAACAATCTGTTTTTGAAAGGAATGTGCTTTTCCCTGCATTCAcagtatgtatttatttttttttgtactgtctgattctgattctgatctgtcCTGCCTTTATAGGCCTTTATACGACCATTTAGAGAACACCACATCGACCCCACAGCCATCACCCGTCACGACTTCATTGAGACCAATGGTGACAACTGCATGCTGACCATAGTCCCTTTAGCAAACATGGCCTTCAActtcctcaccctctccccTGGTGAGTTTTATATCGACAAACCAAGTCTGACATGTTCTTGTATGTGAAAATGCTATAATCTAACCCAAActgttacttaaaaaaaaaaaaacggcagaGGGCAAATGAATTTCCGTCTCACCTTGTTTCTGTCTTCTTGTAATTGCAGCGGAGATTTACCACATCTACCCCTGGTACTGCTACTTGTATGCACTAGCCATCTTTGTGACCCTTACCAACCAGATTCACAAATGGTCGCACACGTATTTCGGCCTACCTCGTTGGGTCGTGCTCCTACAGGACTGCCACATCATCCTTCCCCGCAAGCACCACCGCATCCATCACGTCTCCCCCCATGAGACGTACTTCTGCATCACTACAGGTTTGTCTTTTTACTTCCTTATGGCAGAAATAAAGAGTCAGCCTAGTTGTTTAGAAGATGAAAGGGGATGAGAGTCTGGCAGATTTGTCACTGAGctttgtctctgcaggttgGCTGAACTACCCACTGGAGAAGCTCGGTTTCTGGAGGTACCTGGAGGATCTTATCCAGGGCGTGACAGGAGAGAAGCCCAGGGCGGACGACCTGAAATGGGCTCAGAAAGTCAAGTAACGCTGCAGGCTAACTGCACCCTACCTCAGAAGACACTGGCTCCGTCCAGGCTTCTCATCCCCTTTTTTGCCTCACTTAAACTGTAATTCATAGGAAGGAAAACTAACAGTTTCTGATGCCATAGCTT
Coding sequences within it:
- the cebpb gene encoding CCAAT/enhancer-binding protein beta, producing the protein MEVAGFYDEGSFAIHSRDSIISPISGGSYWRLGDSMSELGIEERERAIDFSVYLDSALHCPQLAAHTQQQQHQGDVFSDFLAENKIKRVTALQNYKNYSLLNELETNQCDNLRDPREPYSLGYTELQETRVDSVLSPELAGSRYRPAAAERDDSQEDAKMENGSSGFDMRSYLHYQSTSGSLGNISTASSTCSSPPGTPAPSGKSRSPSHSGKMSSGKAKKRLDKDSEEYRLRRERNNLAVRKSRDKAKMRNLETQHKVLELAAENDRLQKRVEQLSRELATLRNLLSATGQC
- the peds1 gene encoding transmembrane protein 189, translated to MARMVNENGCGVETQSPEPQGPGRGAARWGPQHAGARELATLYSPGKRCQEWISVVFCFSLMAFNFIHLLANFHLGHLWYILLGIVAGILTADFASGLVHWGADTWGSVDLPIFGKAFIRPFREHHIDPTAITRHDFIETNGDNCMLTIVPLANMAFNFLTLSPAEIYHIYPWYCYLYALAIFVTLTNQIHKWSHTYFGLPRWVVLLQDCHIILPRKHHRIHHVSPHETYFCITTGWLNYPLEKLGFWRYLEDLIQGVTGEKPRADDLKWAQKVK